TACGCCATTAAATTACTGCGTATAGCTTGCTCGTATTGCTGCCAATTTAAGTAAATATGAGCCTTGTTTACATGCAACTCTAAATGAAAAATAGGGTCGTTGTTTTTTGCAAAACGTTGCTCTGCGTCTATAAGCAAACGCATGGCTGTTTTTTTACTACCAAATACATAATGTAAATTAGCCAATTCCACCAGCCTTAGTGGGTCGCCAAACGCATCATAAATGCCATCAAGCTGTGAAAACGCTTTTGCTGCATAAACTTTTGCCTCTTCTTTTTTACCAATATAATTAAGGGTTTTAGCGTAGTAATAATACATTTGCAGCTTAAAAATACCCGGTAGGTGCTCTTGTTTTACAAATGGTGTTATAGCGGCAAATAAATTATCGAACTGTTGGTAGTCGTAGTAGTAATCAAACTCGTAGGTTTTAATTTTATACCAGTCTGCGGGGTTTCTTTTAGCATCATTAAGGCGAGTTTTAATATATGGGAGGCACTGCTGTTGTGATTGCTGCAAACAAAATGCTTCATGATCGCTGTAGTTTTCTGACGCTAATGCATTAAAACTTATAGCAACAATGCTTAACAGCAAAAATATACGCACTAATATTACACTCTTTAAAATCACCTTTAATTAAGAGTGTAATATTTTTATCTCACCTACCACAATACGCTGAAATGCTTATGCATATTGCCCACATGCAAACCCACAGCTCCACGCATATTGGAAGTTGTAGCCCCCAAGCCAGCCCGTTACATCGGTAACTTCGCCTATAAAATATAAGCCTTTGGCTTTTTTAGCTTCAAAAGTTTTAGAACTAAGCTCGTCGGTATCAACACCGCCCAAAGTTACCTCAGCGGTACGGTAGCCCTCTGTGCCATTAGGTTTTATTTTCCACGCGTGAATATAATGTACCAGCTCATCTATTTGAGCATGGGTAAGCTGATTAATATTACAATCAGGGATGGCTTTGCTCTCGTGTAGTATTTCTATAAAGCGTTTGGGTAAAATAGTCGCCAGGCTATTTTTTAATGACTTTTGAGATTGTGTTTCTCGCCAATCGGCTAGTTGCTGTTTTAAATCGAGCTCAGGAAGTAAGTTAATGGTTACGGCCTGCCCTGCTCGCCAAAATGAGCTTATTTGCAATATAGCAGGGCCCGAAAGGCCACGGTGGGTAAACAAAATATTTTCTTTAAATACTGTGCCGTCTTGACTTGAAACTTCACACGGTATGCTAATACCTGAAAGCCCTTCAAAGCGGTCTTTATCATGTTGGTGCAAAGTAAATGGCACTAGCGCCGCCATGGTAGGCAGTACGTTTAAGCCAAACTGCTCTGCAATTTTATAGCCTATGGGGGAAGCGCCAAGCTTGGGCATTGTTAAACCGCCCGATGCAATAACTAACGACTCGCATGTTAAGGTTTCTTGCTCTGTGGTAACGCTATAACCAGACTCAGTTTTAGAAACGCTTAACACTTCGCTACGTAATTTAATATTAACACCCGCCCACTCGCACTCAGTTAGTAGTATATCTACTATATCTTGTGCGCTGTTATCGCAAAAAAGCTGGCCTAGAGTTTTGTGGTGATAAGCCAAGCCATGG
The sequence above is drawn from the Pseudoalteromonas espejiana DSM 9414 genome and encodes:
- a CDS encoding NAD(P)/FAD-dependent oxidoreductase produces the protein MNQVDVIVIGAGAAGLMSATQAGYRGRSVTVLDMGKKPGRKILISGGGRCNFTNENASPENYLCGNPHFVKSCLSRYTQHDFIELVDRHGLAYHHKTLGQLFCDNSAQDIVDILLTECEWAGVNIKLRSEVLSVSKTESGYSVTTEQETLTCESLVIASGGLTMPKLGASPIGYKIAEQFGLNVLPTMAALVPFTLHQHDKDRFEGLSGISIPCEVSSQDGTVFKENILFTHRGLSGPAILQISSFWRAGQAVTINLLPELDLKQQLADWRETQSQKSLKNSLATILPKRFIEILHESKAIPDCNINQLTHAQIDELVHYIHAWKIKPNGTEGYRTAEVTLGGVDTDELSSKTFEAKKAKGLYFIGEVTDVTGWLGGYNFQYAWSCGFACGQYA
- a CDS encoding tetratricopeptide repeat protein, coding for MRIFLLLSIVAISFNALASENYSDHEAFCLQQSQQQCLPYIKTRLNDAKRNPADWYKIKTYEFDYYYDYQQFDNLFAAITPFVKQEHLPGIFKLQMYYYYAKTLNYIGKKEEAKVYAAKAFSQLDGIYDAFGDPLRLVELANLHYVFGSKKTAMRLLIDAEQRFAKNNDPIFHLELHVNKAHIYLNWQQYEQAIRSNLMAYNAIKHTNHHAKIVLASGNLAYSYHQNKNYKEAISYYKKAFDFTEPQSIYQAIYSLRLAQAHWQTGNMAHAKKWLSRIDRNTTDFGKGHAALYSKLQQALIE